AAAAGAGAAAACCTTTTGTTGATCTGATATAAACACATATTTCCTCTCTACACCAACATCTTCCATAAGTAATTGCAGGAACCACCTCCAGCTTTCTtttgattcagtctctacaactCCAAAAGCCAATGGATAATACTGGTCATTTGGATCTCTAGCCACAGCTACTAAGAGTTGACCTCCATACTTTGTTTTAAGATGGCATCCATCCACACCAATGAACGGCCTACAGCCATTAATGAATCCCTTCTTGCATCCATCCAAGCAAAAGTAAAACTTATCAAATCTTGGTTGAATAGTAGGCAGAGGCCTCTCCACATCAATCTTGATAGTATTCCCAGGACATTGTTTTTTAAGCTCTGCTGCATACCTCCATAACATAGTGTATTGCCTAGTTGCATCTCCTTCAACTATTTCTTCAGCCAAGCATTGTGCTCTCCATGCTTTGCCTTTAGTGATACCCACAGCATATTTCATTCTCATTTCAGACATTATTTCAGACACTTTTACCTTTCCCATGGACTTCCTTTTTTCCACCACTAGCTTTGATACCCACTTTGAGTTGGCTGATTTGTTATTTAAAACCCTAGCACAACTATGTGACCCCACCCATGTTTTTAGTTGGTAAGTGTGTCTGTCACCAACTTTACTACACAAAGCCAAAAAACCACATTTGCCCTTACACTCCACCCTAACCCTATagttttcattttttacaaacCTTATCTCTCTTCCATTAAGAACAGACCATTCCCTAATAGCATCTTTGAACTCCACCAAAGAATTAAATTCCATTCCTAACTTGAATTTGAAGTCTTTATTCATCAACTCACTTCTAAACTTTTCATATTTTGGATTCTTTTCATCACCACTTTCATCGGGATCAGAACTGTCCAACTCCTCACTACAATAATCAACATCATCTCTTGGGATATTAGTGGGGATCTTGCTTGAGGTACAACCAAACAGTTTAGATGGAACAGATACCTTGACTTTGGGTGATTGTTCAGTCATCTTGCTTTTCTTGCTAGCACTTCTCTTGTAAGCAACTGATTTGCCATTCCCCACAAGCCTTATACCTTCTGTGGATTTCTCTAATTCCACTTCAACATAATCAGCATCAACTTCAGGGGCTGCTTGTTCTTCCTCGTAACCTTCATTTTCTACTGCTGCCCTCTCTTCTTCACTATCATCAAACAATTTTCCTTCAATATCACTGTCATCACTGCTGCTACTGCTGTCATCATTTTCTTGCATAGGGTTACAACCAGATGGCACAGAAACCTTGCTTACGGTATCCACAACATTGTGTTCAACCCATATATGACCATCGACGTTATTATTGATACAATGTGTGGCAATTTCCATAGCTTCTTTGTCATCGGTGACATGGAAGTAACTATCATCAACACCTGGGATCTTCCTCCACAGTCTAAAACCAACATTACCCCAGTCTTTAACTAAACTGAAAGCTTCAAAGTAGCTCCAAGTATCCGGGTCTTGTTCGTGAACAGTAGTTTCGTCCCCACCCTTGTAGAAGATGAACCTTTTTTCACGCACAAATTGACCCCCATGGTGAAATACGACACTGATGGTGGACATTTCTGAAATTTAATATAAACAACTCGCATTAGGGGACCACAAAATTGGATTGGGACCACAAGAGAAGTAAAAAATGTTCAGAACAACTCAATCTTTTAACGCACAAAAAAACAACGTTTATACATGACATACCTTTCAAAACTCAATGCGAGGAAGAGCGTTTGTGCCTTGCTTCAAAAATTGATTTGCAGGTGGTTGATTTTGGTGATGAACATCTGGGTTTAACGTTAACAAGATAGGAAATTTGTGGTTGATTTTGCTTCAAATAATGTTTTAGGGTTTTCGGTTTGTGAACTCGTGAAAAGTTTTTACCGCAGCTACCTTCAATTACTGTGCCAACTCATCAACTATTCCATGTCACtaattaaaataacttaaaaaattattaaaaaaattcagattCTGGTGACTGGATGGGGGGAGGGACCAATTTGTAGGAATCTGAATATGTTAGGGAgggaatctaattttttttttttacgggggtgtttttcaaacctcgctaaTATGGCAGGGGGGAAAATAGCTATTATCCCTTTAATTTA
The Vicia villosa cultivar HV-30 ecotype Madison, WI linkage group LG6, Vvil1.0, whole genome shotgun sequence genome window above contains:
- the LOC131614365 gene encoding uncharacterized protein LOC131614365, yielding MEIATHCINNNVDGHIWVEHNVVDTVSKVSVPSGCNPMQENDDSSSSSDDSDIEGKLFDDSEEERAAVENEGYEEEQAAPEVDADYVEVELEKSTEGIRLVGNGKSVAYKRSASKKSKMTEQSPKVKVSVPSKLFGCTSSKIPTNIPRDDVDYCSEELDSSDPDESGDEKNPKYEKFRSELMNKDFKFKLGMEFNSLVEFKDAIREWSVLNGREIRFVKNENYRVRVECKGKCGFLALCSKVGDRHTYQLKTWVGSHSCARVLNNKSANSKWVSKLVVEKRKSMGKVKVSEIMSEMRMKYAVGITKGKAWRAQCLAEEIVEGDATRQYTMLWRYAAELKKQCPGNTIKIDVERPLPTIQPRFDKFYFCLDGCKKGFINGCRPFIGVDGCHLKTKYGGQLLVAVARDPNDQYYPLAFGVVETESKESWRWFLQLLMEDVGVERKYVFISDQQKGLVAVFEEMFEQIEHRICLRHLYANFKKKFGGGAAIRDLLMGAAKATYFQAWEKKMNELKALDKKAWEWLMGVPTRLWCKHSFSFYQSVMY